In bacterium, a genomic segment contains:
- a CDS encoding Fic family protein gives MIFSPQFTLTPKIQRQIKAIESTSGFLEAVRLRPDWIHGVRAKAQVQEALNSVQIEGNTLTLEEAFALAEQLPDRALHDSEREFCNYLRSFEALDGFQGDRSAVLNKGDLLNLHRLLVDGVRGGSRYAGQLRREEVSVGDVVNGETVVHHAPPHWAQVEEEVASLLRWIEESKNYGNNGDGDTWVHPVIQAGISQHRLVWIHPFIDGNGRTARMLTTLLLYQRGYDFKYLFELSGYYNRDRDRYYKALRSADRTGDYTEWLTYFLGGFSFQMVTIKEKAMEAANAGDTA, from the coding sequence GTGATCTTCTCCCCGCAGTTCACCCTCACCCCCAAGATCCAGCGCCAGATCAAGGCGATCGAGAGCACCTCTGGCTTCCTCGAGGCGGTGCGCCTGCGCCCCGACTGGATCCACGGAGTCCGCGCCAAGGCTCAGGTGCAGGAGGCTCTCAACAGCGTTCAGATCGAGGGCAACACACTCACACTCGAGGAGGCATTCGCACTGGCCGAACAGCTGCCCGACCGGGCGCTGCACGACAGTGAGCGGGAGTTCTGCAACTACCTTCGATCCTTCGAAGCGCTGGATGGCTTCCAGGGAGACCGATCGGCAGTTCTCAACAAGGGAGACCTGCTCAACCTCCACCGGCTGCTGGTAGATGGCGTCCGCGGGGGCTCCCGCTATGCGGGGCAGCTGCGGCGCGAAGAGGTGAGCGTAGGTGACGTGGTGAACGGCGAGACCGTCGTACATCACGCGCCACCGCACTGGGCGCAGGTCGAAGAAGAGGTGGCCTCCCTTCTACGTTGGATCGAAGAAAGCAAGAACTACGGCAACAACGGCGACGGGGATACTTGGGTCCACCCCGTGATTCAGGCCGGAATATCCCAGCATCGGCTCGTGTGGATTCACCCCTTCATCGATGGCAACGGGCGCACGGCGCGCATGCTCACCACGCTGCTCCTCTACCAGCGGGGCTACGACTTCAAGTACCTCTTCGAGCTCTCGGGCTACTACAACCGCGACCGCGACCGGTACTACAAAGCCCTACGGAGCGCGGACCGCACCGGCGACTACACAGAGTGGCTGACCTACTTCCTGGGCGGGTTCTCGTTCCAGATGGTGACGATCAAGGAGAAGGCCATGGAAGCAGCCAACGCGGGAGATACGGCATGA